A region from the Medicago truncatula cultivar Jemalong A17 chromosome 6, MtrunA17r5.0-ANR, whole genome shotgun sequence genome encodes:
- the LOC11411618 gene encoding receptor-like protein kinase 5, with product MTKSFHFVLSLFLLLLNQTNSQSHIYDQEHKVLLNIKQYLNNTSFLNHWTTSSNSNHCSWKGITCTNDSVSVTGITLSQMNITQTIPPFICDELKSLTHVDFSSNFIPGDFPTLFYNCSKLVYLDLSMNNFDGIIPNDIGNLSTSLQYLNLGSTNFHGGVPDGIGKLKELRELRIQYCLLNGTVSDEIGELLNLEYLDLSSNTMFPSWKLPFSLTKLNKLKVLYVYGSNLIGEIPEKIGDMVSLETLDMSRNGLTGEIPSGLFMLKNLSQLFLFDNKLSGEIPSGLFMLKNLSQLSIYNNKLSGEIPSLVEALNLTMLDLARNNFEGKIPEDFGKLQKLTWLSLSLNSLSGVIPESIGHLPSLVDFRVFSNNLSGTIPPEFGRFSKLKTFHVSNNSLIGKLPENLCYYGELLNLTAYENSLSGELPKSLGNCSKLLDLKIYSNEFTGTIPRGVWTFVNLSNFMVSKNKFNGVIPERLSLSISRFEIGNNQFSGRIPSGVSSWTNVVVFNARNNFLNGSIPQELTSLPKLTTLLLDQNQFTGQIPSDIISWKSLVTLNLSQNQLSGQIPDAIGKLPVLSQLDLSENELSGEIPSQLPRLTNLNLSSNHLIGRIPSDFQNSGFDTSFLANSGLCADTPILNITLCNSGIQSENKGSSWSIGLIIGLVIVAIFLAFFAAFLIIKVFKKGKQGLDNSWKLISFQRLSFNESSIVSSMTEQNIIGSGGFGTVYRVEVNGLGNVAVKKIRSNKKLDDKLESSFRAEVKILSNIRHNNIVKLLCCISNDDSMLLVYEYLEKKSLDKWLHMKSKSSSSTLSGLVQKQVVLDWPKRLKIAIGTAQGLSYMHHDCSPPIVHRDVKTSNILLDAHFNAKVADFGLARILIKPEELNTMSAVIGSFGYIAPEYVQTTRVTEKIDVFSFGVVLLELTTGKEANYGDQYSSLSEWAWRHILLGTNVEELLDKDVMEASYMDEMCTVFKLGVMCTATLPSSRPSMKEVLQTLLSFAEPLPYVEKKVGHYYDADPLLKDSKKDTRFDVDDDDDDM from the exons ATGacaaaatcatttcattttgttCTGTCTTTGTTCCTCTTATTATTAAACCAAACAAATTCTCAGTCTCATATATATGATCAAGAACACAAAGTCCTATTAAACATTAAACAATACCTTAACAACACTTCTTTCCTTAACCATTGGACAACATCATCAAATTCCAATCATTGTTCTTGGAAAGGAATCACTTGCACAAATGATTCTGTTTCTGTCACTGGAATAACACTTTCACAGATGAATATCACACAAACAATACCACCCTTTATTTGTGATGAACTCAAAAGCCTTACACATGTTGACTTCAGTTCCAACTTCATCCCTGGTGATTTTCCAACACTATTCTATAATTGTTCAAAGCTTGTTTACTTAGATCTTTCTATGAACAATTTTGATGGTATTATTCCTAATGATATTGGAAATTTGAGTACTAGTTTGCAATATCTTAATCTTGGTTCAACAAATTTTCATGGTGGTGTTCCTGATGGGATTGGAAAGTTGAAGGAGTTGAGAGAGCTTAGAATTCAATATTGTTTATTGAATGGTACTGTTTCTGATGAGATTGGTGAATTGTTGAATCTTGAGTATTTGGATTTGTCTTCTAATACTATGTTTCCTTCTTGGAAATTGCCTTTCAGTTTGACCAAGTTGAACAAATTGAAGGTTCTTTATGTTTATGGCTCTAACTTGATTGGTGAAATACCTGAAAAAATTGGAGATATGGTTTCTTTGGAGACGTTGGATATGTCAAGAAATGGTTTAACTGGTGAAATTCCTAGTGGTTTGTTCATGCTGAAGAATCTgagtcaactttttcttttcgaTAACAAGCTTTCTGGTGAAATTCCTAGTGGTTTGTTCATGCTGAAGAATCTGAGTCAACTTTCTATTTACAATAATAAGCTTTCTGGTGAAATACCTAGTTTGGTTGAAGCATTGAACTTGACTATGCTTGATCTTGCTAGGAACAATTTTGAAGGGAAAATACCTGAAGATTTTGGAAAGCTTCAAAAGTTAACATGGTTGAGTTTGTCTCTCAATAGTTTATCAGGTGTGATACCAGAAAGTATAGGCCATCTTCCGTCTCTTGTTGATTTTCGTGTTTTTTCGAACAATTTATCAGGTACTATTCCTCCTGAATTCGGTCGCTTTTCAAAGCTCAAAACCTTTCATGTTTCCAACAATAGTCTTATTGGAAAGTTACCTGAGAATTTATGCTATTATGGTGAGTTACTCAACTTaacagcttatgaaaatagtcTTAGTGGTGAATTACCAAAATCACTAGGAAATTGTAGTAAGTTGTTGGACTTGAAAATTTATAGTAATGAATTTACTGGTACTATTCCTAGAGGTGTTTGGACATTTGTCAATTTGTCAAATTTCATGGTAAGCAAGAATAAGTTCAATGGTGTTATTCCAGAAAGATTGTCTTTAAGCATTTCGCGATTCGAGATAGGTAACAATCAGTTTTCTGGTAGAATTCCATCTGGTGTATCTTCATGGACTAATGTGGTAGTTTTTAATGCAAGGAACAATTTCTTAAATGGAAGTATTCCACAAGAGTTAACATCACTTCCAAAATTAACAACTCTTTTGCTTGATCAGAATCAGTTCACTGGTCAAATTCCATCTGATATAATATCATGGAAGTCCTTAGTAACTCTTAATTTGAGCCAGAACCAACTTTCTGGACAAATTCCAGATGCAATTGGAAAATTACCTGTCCTAAGTCAACTTGATTTGTCAGAAAATGAACTTTCTGGCGAAATTCCATCTCAACTTCCAAGACTCACCAATCTCAATCTATCCTCTAATCATTTGATAGGAAGGATTCCAAGTGACTTTCAAAATTCAGGGTTCGATACAAGCTTTTTGGCTAATTCTGGTCTTTGTGCCGATACACCAATACTGAACATCACTTTGTGCAACTCTGGTATTCAAAGTGAAAACAAAGGATCATCATGGTCTATTGGTTTGATTATAGGCCTTGTGATAGTAGCAATCTTTTTGGCTTTTTTTGCTGCTTTCTTGATTATCAAAGTTTTCAAGAAAGGAAAGCAAGGTTTGGATAATTCATGGAAGCTTATTTCCTTTCAAAGGCTTAGTTTCAATGAATCAAGCATTGTCTCATCAATGACAGAACAAAATATTATTGGAAGTGGCGGATTTGGCACGGTATACCGAGTTGAAGTCAATGGTTTAGGCAATGTTGCTGTGAAAAAGATAAGGAGTAACAAAAAGTTAGATGATAAACTCGAGAGTTCGTTTCGCGCAGAAGTTAAAATACTGAGCAATATTCGTCATAACAACATTGTGAAATTATTGTGTTGTATCTCTAATGATGATTCTATGCTTCTTGTCTATGAGtatcttgaaaaaaaaagtctagATAAGTGGCTGCACATGAAGAGTAAGTCGTCGTCATCAACTTTGTCAGGCTTAGTACAAAAACAGGTGGTTCTTGATTGGCCAAAGAGATTGAAAATAGCTATTGGTACTGCTCAAGGTTTGAGCTACATGCATCATGATTGTTCACCACCTATTGTACATAGAGATGTTAAAACAAGCAACATACTTTTGGATGCTCATTTCAATGCAAAAGTTGCTGATTTTGGTCTAGCTAGGATTTTAATCAAGCCAGAAGAACTTAACACAATGTCAGCTGTGATTGGCTCATTTGGCTACATTGCTCCAG AATATGTTCAAACAACAAGAGTTACTGAAAAGATTGATGTGTTTAGCTTTGGAGTAGTCCTATTGGAACTAACAACTGGTAAAGAAGCTAACTATGGAGACCAATACTCGTCTCTTTCGGAGTGGGCGTGGCGTCACATTTTGCTAGGAACCAATGTAGAAGAATTACTAGACAAAGATGTGATGGAAGCAAGTTACATGGATGAAATGTGTACAGTTTTCAAACTTGGTGTCATGTGTACAGCAACATTGCCTTCTAGTAGGCCTTCCATGAAAGAAGTGTTGCAGACATTGCTTAGCTTTGCAGAGCCATTACCTTATGTTGAGAAGAAAGTTGGCCACTACTATGATGCTGATCCTCTTCTTAAGGATTCAAAAAAGGACACTAggtttgatgttgatgatgatgatgatgatatgtgA